In Electrophorus electricus isolate fEleEle1 chromosome 1, fEleEle1.pri, whole genome shotgun sequence, a single window of DNA contains:
- the prrg2 gene encoding transmembrane gamma-carboxyglutamic acid protein 2 isoform X1: MYLLNVLHRFLQRMCRNFDLCWTGNMLAFTEICLGVLSLLHLGLARCIHHSTNVLINKRSADVFLSRSLLFNKWDFELVVPGNLERECYEEVCSYEEAREVFEDDKKTEEFWKNYVKAHNSHESTPLDVPALVSGILAAVILTVIAIVLVCYFYKNRGKSSQQRGSVPVQMAVDGHPTQESVPLTNITAPGLPSYNEALTHSGQHDAPPPPYSGGTPMTPSAPPGQQEEE; encoded by the exons ATGTACCTATTGAATGTTCTCCACAGATTTTTGCAGCGAATGTGTAGAAACTTTGACTTGTGTTGGACAGGTAACATGCTGGCATTTACAGAAATATGCCTTGGTGTACTCTCCCTTTTGCATCTGGGATTGGCGAGATGCATCCATCACAGTACTAATG TGCTCATCAACAAGAGGTCGGCGGATGTGTTCCTCTCCCGATCCCTGCTGTTCAACAAGTGGGACTTTGAGCTGGTGGTGCCTGGAAATCTGGAGCGAGAGTGCTACGAGGAGGTCTGCTCATATGAAGAGGCCAGAGAAGTGTTTGAGGATGACAAGAAGACg gaAGAATTTTGGAAGAACTATGTCAAAGCTCACAACAGTCATG AGTCTACTCCTTTGGATGTGCCTGCTTTGGTGTCCGGGATCTTGGCAGCTGTAATCCTTACTGTTATTGCCATTGTGCTTGTCTGCTACTTTTACAAAAACAGGGGTAAATCCTCTCAGCAAAGAggcag tgtgcCAGTGCAAATGGCTGTAGATGGGCACCCTACACAGGAGTCAGTGCCTCTGACTAACATCACCGCGCCGGGTCTGCCCTCGTACAACGAGGCCCTGACCCACAGTGGGCAGCATGATGCGCCTCCACCTCCCTACTCAGG agGGACTCCAATGACCCCTTCTGCCCCTCCTGGACAACAGGAAGAAGAATGA
- the prrg2 gene encoding transmembrane gamma-carboxyglutamic acid protein 2 isoform X2, translating to MLAFTEICLGVLSLLHLGLARCIHHSTNVLINKRSADVFLSRSLLFNKWDFELVVPGNLERECYEEVCSYEEAREVFEDDKKTEEFWKNYVKAHNSHESTPLDVPALVSGILAAVILTVIAIVLVCYFYKNRGKSSQQRGSVPVQMAVDGHPTQESVPLTNITAPGLPSYNEALTHSGQHDAPPPPYSGGTPMTPSAPPGQQEEE from the exons ATGCTGGCATTTACAGAAATATGCCTTGGTGTACTCTCCCTTTTGCATCTGGGATTGGCGAGATGCATCCATCACAGTACTAATG TGCTCATCAACAAGAGGTCGGCGGATGTGTTCCTCTCCCGATCCCTGCTGTTCAACAAGTGGGACTTTGAGCTGGTGGTGCCTGGAAATCTGGAGCGAGAGTGCTACGAGGAGGTCTGCTCATATGAAGAGGCCAGAGAAGTGTTTGAGGATGACAAGAAGACg gaAGAATTTTGGAAGAACTATGTCAAAGCTCACAACAGTCATG AGTCTACTCCTTTGGATGTGCCTGCTTTGGTGTCCGGGATCTTGGCAGCTGTAATCCTTACTGTTATTGCCATTGTGCTTGTCTGCTACTTTTACAAAAACAGGGGTAAATCCTCTCAGCAAAGAggcag tgtgcCAGTGCAAATGGCTGTAGATGGGCACCCTACACAGGAGTCAGTGCCTCTGACTAACATCACCGCGCCGGGTCTGCCCTCGTACAACGAGGCCCTGACCCACAGTGGGCAGCATGATGCGCCTCCACCTCCCTACTCAGG agGGACTCCAATGACCCCTTCTGCCCCTCCTGGACAACAGGAAGAAGAATGA
- the rras gene encoding ras-related protein R-Ras translates to MSSEGERYKLVVVGGGGVGKSALTIQFIQSYFVSDYDPTIEDSYTKICTVDGKETRLDILDTAGQEEFGAMREQYMRSGEGFLLVFALNDGGSYNEIQKFHTQILRVKDRDDFPMVLVGNKSDLDQHRVVSKEEAMAFARENRIHYMESSAKNRHNVDEAFLEVVRAIRKFQETESPPQLANHARKQKSGGCPCTIL, encoded by the exons ATGTCGTCAGAGGGGGAAAGATACAAACTGGTGGTCGTAGGCGGTGGTGGTGTGGGGAAGAGTGCCCTAaccattcagttcattcag TCATACTTTGTATCTGACTATGACCCAACCATTGAGGACTCTTACACCAAAATCTGCACTGTGGATGGGAAAGAAACACGATTAGACA TTTTGGATACAGCAGGTCAAGAAGAGTTTGGAGCTATGAGAGAACAGTATATGCGTTCAGGAGAGGGATTCTTGCTGGTCTTTGCTCTGAATGATGGCGGAAG TTACAATGAAATCCAGAAgtttcacacacagattctgCGGGTAAAGGACAGAGACGACTTCCCCATGGTGCTCGTTGGTAACAAATCTGATCTGGACCAACACAGAGTG gtTTCCAAAGAAGAGGCCATGGCATTCGCTAGAGAGAACCGGATCCACTATATGGAGTCATCAGCAAAGAACCGCCACAATGTGGATGAAGCTTTTCTGGAAGTGGTGCGAGCAATAAG aaagtttCAGGAAACGGAGAGTCCCCCGCAGCTCGCAAATCATGCTAGGAAGCAGAAGAGTGGTGGCTGTCCCTGCACTATTCTCTGA
- the si:ch211-195b15.8 gene encoding dual specificity protein phosphatase 8: MVLYRESQSEQPPLSRILPHLYLGAESDVTQDCLSTRGISYVLSVSRCCPQPSFVLQSQYLRIPIDDSLRDDLLPWIPQALRFIDGAMSLGCSVIVHCAAGISRSPALVVAYVMYSLGMDLEHAYRFVKERRPTISPNFNFLGQLQLFQNTLPLKNKHTDQPTHQPVTSSDACLQNAGKTTNNNSTLGLFTNNDVQESFIDSNWAVNRYTKEAKGDVHCENKNIRTEAAQSPNPKPEFTLSLSEKLRALTLSVEPVEVPRAASVVSLAQQDVHTPTASKPSQLQIPSFLEKRKTLTLSLTPICPSPKNHQKGVVSVSSDFSQSELSSIPAAHRRRDPSAAGLNKAHRSSSREAFTKCTNSRSQKRRSERKNSPSLNKTKEEQPRPKAALPKEQRDSTTAQSQRKTQSRCNTASHQRASEMELAGSAVEAVEGMTGDQSPLSPINLTINRLLGWGERMLLGVLLGPHIKVGQAALPYKC; encoded by the exons ATGGTTTTGTACAGGGAAAGTCAATCGGAGCAACCACCGCTATCGCGTATCCTGCCACATCTCTACCTTGGTGCAGAGAGTGACGTTACGCAG GACTGTCTGTCTACCCGTGGAATATCGTATGTGCTCAGCGTCAGCCGATGCTGTCCTCAGCCTTCGTTCGTGCTTCAGTCGCAGTACCTGCGAATCCCCATAGACGACTCTCTCCGGGACGACTTGTTACCCTGGATCCCCCAAGCACTGCGATTCATTG ATGGGGCCATGTCTCTCGGATGTTCTGTTATAGTCCACTGTGCAGCAGGAATCTCTCGTTCCCCAGCTCTTGTTGTTGCTTATGTAATGTACAGCTTGGGAATGGACCTGGAGCATGCTTACAG GTTTGTGAAAGAGCGCAGACCTACAATATCACCTAACTTCAACTTTCTAGGTCAACTGCAGCTCTTCCAGAATACACtacctttaaaaaacaaacacacagaccaacccACACATCAGCCAGTCACATCCTCTGATGCATGTCTGCAGAATGCTGGcaaaacaaccaacaacaaTTCCACTTTGGGGCTGTTTACCAACAACGATGTACAGGAAAGTTTTATAGACAGTAATTGGGCAGTTAACAGGTACACTAAGGAGGCCAAAGGGGATGTACACTGTGAGAACAAGAACATCAGAACGGAAGCTGCTCAGAGCCCAAACCCAAAGCCGGAGTTTACATTATCCCTCTCTGAAAAGCTCAGAGCTCTGACTCTCAGTGTGGAGCCTGTAGAGGTGCCGAGAGCAGCCAGTGTTGTGTCTCTCGCCCAGCAGGATGTACACACTCCCACTGCTTCGAAGCCTAGTCAGCTTCAGATTCCTTCCTTCTTAGAAAAGCGCAaaactctcactctgtccctcacgccGATCTGTCCTAGTCCCAAAAATCACCAGAAGGGGGTAGTGTCGGTCAGCAGCGACTTCAGTCAAAGCGAGCTGAGCAGTATCCCTGCTGCTCACAGACGTCGTGATCCTTCAGCTGCAGGACTGAACAAAGCGCATAGGTCCAGCAGCCGAGAAGCTTTTACCAAATGTACCAACTCAAGATCACAGAAAAGAAggagtgaaagaaaaaatagcCCCTCTCTGAACAAGACAAAAGAGGAGCAGCCGAGACCAAAGGCAGCTTTGCcaaaagaacagagagacagcacaacagcacaGTCCCAGCGGAAGACTCAGAGCCGGTGCAATACTGCTTCTCACCAGCGGGCATCAGAGATGGAACTCGCTGGAAGTGCCGTGGAGGCAGTAGAGGGAATGACTGGAGATCAGAGCCCACTCTCACCCATTAACCTAACAATCAACAGACTCTTGGGCTGGGGAGAACGTATGTTGCTTGGGGTGCTTCTTGGTCCCCATATCAAAGTGGGACAGGCTGCCCTGCCATATAAATGCTGA